Genomic DNA from Streptomyces sp. PCS3-D2:
CGAGGAACGTGCGTCCTGGTCGGGGTGTCCCCCCACCATCCGCCGGTCCCCGCCGGTGTTCGAGGGCCGAACGGCCCCCACCGGGGGCCGTAAGGGCCATCGGGACCCTGAGGTGCGGACCGCGCCCGAAGGACGGCACCGCCGCCTCCGGGCGCGGTCGGCACGGAGGAGGTCCTCCGCCACGGTCACAGGTAGCTGCCGCTTCCGTACGGCGCGTAGAGGTCGAGCAGGCGCACCCGGGCTGCCTGCAGCCGGTGGGCGAGCACCTGTCCGACCCAGTGACCGAGGGCCGCGCCGAACGCGGTGTCGGCTTCCATCAGCTCGCGGACGCGCACGGCGTCGAACTCGTGGGCGCGTACCGGTGTCATGGCCTCCGCGCCCAAACGCCAGGTGTACGGTGCGAACAGCCACGAGCAGCCGACCAGCTCACCGGCGCCGAGCCGCTCGATGACCGCCGCGCGTCGGCCCGGCACATGGACGTCGAGGGTCACCGTGCCCGACCGGACGATCCAGAACCGGTCGGCGCGACCGCCCTCGCGGAACAGATGCGCGCCCTCGTCGAAGTTGACCTCACCGGCCATCTCCATCAGGCGGTTGCGGCAGTCGGCCGGCAGCGCCGCGTTGAAGCGGATCGAAGAGGTGGAATCCATCGCAACGGCCTCCTGGTTCAGGTCATGCTCGACGCCCGACCGGCAGCTCAGTGCCTCGGCGCGGCCTCGCCGCCGGTCCCCTGGTCGTGGACGTGCGCGGCGATGACGGCTGCCTGTACCCGCCGTTCGACGCCCAGCTTTCCCAGCAGCCGCGAGATGTGGTTCTTGACGGTCTTCTCCGACAGGTAGAGCCGCTTCGCGATCTGGCGGTTGGTGAGGCCGTCCCCGATCAGTTCGAGTACGGCCCGTTCCCGCTCGGAGAGCGCCGCCAGGCGGGTGTCCTCGGGTGTCCCGACCGGCTCCGGGGCACGGAGGGAGCGCATCAGGCGTGCGGTCGTCGCAGGGTCGAGCATGGACTGCCCGGTGGCGACCGTGCGCACCGCGGAGACCAGGTCGGTCCCCTTGATCTGCTTCAGCACGTACCCGGCGGCCCCTGCCATGATCGCGTCCAGCAGGGCGTCCTCGTCGTCGAACGACGTCAGCATCAGGCAGGCCAGGCCGGGCATCCGGGAACGCAGCTCCCGGCAGACCGCGATCCCGTCGCCGTCGGGCAGCCGGACGTCGAGGACGGCCACGTCCGGGCGGAGCGCCGGCCCCCTGGCCAGGGCCTGGCCGGCCGTCGCCGCCTCGCCCACGACGGTGATGTCGGCCTCGGCGTCGAGCAGGTCGCGCAGCCCCCGCCGCACCACCTCGTGGTCGTCGAGGAGGAACACCTTGATGGGAGCCTCCGCGGAGGCTCCCGGTACGTTGGACATGATCGCCGCCTGCTCCGGGTGACGCCGTAGGTGCTGGTGCGCTTCCACCGGAATTGTCTCAGGAGGGGGCCGGGCCCACCCGCCGGTAGATCCCCCCGACCGCCTCCGTCACGCAGGGCGACCGCCGGGGAGGTCGGGGATGCACGGGATGCCGGGGCGTGCCGGGGTGGTAGGGCGCCCGTTCAGCACGGCCAGGACCAGTCCGCCACCTCAGGCAGGTCCGTGCCGTGCGCGCGGATCCAGTCGTGGTGGCGGACGCGCTGGTCGGCCATGGCGCGGCGCAGCCCTCCGGCGCGCTCCGCGAGGCCGGGGACGCGGTCGATGACGTCCATGACCAACCGGTAGCGGTCCATGTCGTTGCGGACGACCATGTCGAAGGGGGTGGTCGTGGTCCCGGACTCCTTGTACCCGCGCACGTGCAGCCGGGCGTGGCCCGTCCGGCGGTAGGCCAGGCGGTGGATGAGCCACGGGTACCCGTGGTAGGCGAAGATCACCGGGCTGTCGGTCGTGAAGAGGGCGTCGTACTCGGCGTCCGTCATGCCGTGCGGGTGTTCCTCGTGGGGCATCAGACGGGCGATGTCGACGACGTTGACGACACGCACGGCCAGCGAGGGGAGGTGCTCGCGGAGCAGGGCCGCGGCCGCCAGCACTTCCATGGTGGGCACGTCGCCCGCGCAGGCGAGGACGACGTCCGGATCGCCGGAGCCCTGGTCGGTGCCGGCCCAGTCCCAGACGCCGGCGCCGCGCGCCACGTGCTCACGGGCCGCGTCGATCGGGAGCCAGTCGAAGCAGGGCTGCTTGCCCGCGACGATCACGTTCACCCGGTCGCGGCTGCGCAGGGCGTGATCGGCCACGGCGAGCAGGGTGTTGGCGTCCGGCGGCAGGTAGACCCGCACGACCTCCGGGCTCTTGTTGAGGACGTGGTCGACGAAGCCGGGGTCCTGGTGCGAGAAGCCGTTGTTGTCCTGACGCCAGACGTGCGAGGTGAGCAGGTAGTTCAGGGAGGCGACGGGCTCGCGCCAGGACAGCTCGCGCGCGGTCTTCAGCCACTTGATGTGCTGGCCGGCCATGGACGCCACGATGTGCGCGAAGGCCTCGTACGTGGAGAACAGGCCGTGGCGGCCGGTCAGCAGGTAGCCCTCCAGCCAGCCCTGGCAGACGTGTTCGGAAAGGATCTCCATGACCCTGCCGTCGCGCGACAGGTTCCGGTCGGTGGCCTCCGTGATGCCCTGCCAGGCCTTGCCGGTGGCCTCGTACAGGCCGTCCAACCGGTTGGAAGCGGTCTCGTCCGGGCCGACGACCCTGAAGTCCCTCCGCCCCGCGGTGTCCCGCATGATCTGTGTCAGGAAGCTCCCCAGGACGCGGGTCGGCTCGTGCAGGCCGCGCCCCGGCTTGGGGACGGGGACGGCGTGCGCGTCCAGCGAGGGGAGCGGGAGCGGCCGCAGCAGGCGGCCCCCGTTCGCGCAGGGCGTCGCCCCGAGGCGGAGTCCGCCGTCCGGGACCCACGCCAGGACCTGCGCCGTCGGACGTCCGCGGGAGTCGAAGAGCTCCTCGGGTCGGTACGAGCGGAGCCAGGCCTCCAGCTGTCGCAGGTGCTCGGGATTCTCGCGGACCCCGGCCAGCGGGACCTGGTGGGCACGCCAGGTGCCCTCGACCGGCTCACCGTCCACGGTCGCCGGTCCGGTCCAGCCCTTGGGCGTGCGCAGCACGATCATCGGCCAGCGGGTGTACTCCCGGCCCGGATCGGCGCCCGCCGTCCTGGCCTCCCGCTGGATGGCCGCGATCCGGTCCAGGGCGTGGTCCATCGCGCGGGCCATGGCCTGGTGCACCAGGGCGGGCTCGCTGCCGGTCACGTACAGGGGTTCGTGCCCGTAACCGCGCAACAGCGCGTCGAGCTCGGCCTCGGGGATCCGTGACAGCACGGTCGGGTTGGCGATCTTGTAGCCGTTGAGGTGCAGGACGGGCAGGACCGCGCCGTCGTGGACCGGATCGAGGAACTTGTTCGAGTGCCAGGACGCGGCCAGTGGCCCGGTCTCCGCCTCGCCGTCGCCGATGACGCAGGCGACCAGCAGACCGGGGTGGTCGAACGCGGCCCCGTAGGCGTGGGAGAGGGCGTAGCCGAGTTCACCGCCCTCGTGGACGGACCCGGGCGTCTCCGGAGCCACATGGCTCGGCACCCCGCCGGGGAAGGAGAACTGCCGGAACAGCCGGGCCATGCCGTCGGCGTCCCGCGCCACGTCCGGGTAGACCTCGCTGTACGTCCCCTCCAGCCATGAGTTGGCCAGGACGGCGGGTCCGCCGTGCCCGGGGCCCCAGACGCAGAGCGCCTGTAGGGACCGCTCCCTGATCACGCGGTTGAGGTGGGTGTACACCAGGTTCAGACCGGGCGAGGTGCCCCAGTGGCCGAGCAGCCGCGGCTTGATGTGCTCCGGCCGCAGCGGCTGGGCCAGCAGGGGATTGCCCATGAGGTAGATCTGGCCGGCGGCCAGGTAGTTCGCGGCGCGCCAGTGGGCGTCCAGCTCCGAGATCGATTGCGCGGTCAACGCGGTCATGTCCGCTCCTGCGTGCCGGGGTCCGGGGCGTTCGTCGACTGAGCCGATGCCGACAGCCTGCGCCCGTGCGCGGGCGGCCCGCAGGGGAGGACCGTCCCTCGGTGAGGGCCGGTCGGCCCTTCCGCGCGCCTGCCCGTCCCGGGCACGGTGAATGGCGCGGCGGCCGGTCCTTCCCCCGGCCGGCGCGACCCATCCCTGCGGGAGATACCGACGCCCCGCGCGTCAGTACGGAGGACAGACCTGTGAAGCGAACCCTCGTCGTCGGAGTGGACGGCTCGGCGGAGAGCAGGGCCGCTGCCGACTGGGCCGCGCGGGAAGCCGTGCTCCGCAATCTGCACGTGCACGTGGTCCACGCCTGGCTGTGGCAGCCGCTCGCCGTACCGGTCGTCCAGGACCGCGCGACCGAGGCCCGCCGGGCCCAGGAGATCCTGGAGGAGACCGAGGCCGAGCTCACCCGTCGCCACCCCGGGGTCGCGCTCACCGCGGAGGTGGTGCCGGACGTTCCGGTGCCGGCCCTGCTGCGCGCCGCCAAGGGGGCGGAGATGCTGGTGCTCGGCTCCCGCGGGTACGGCGCCGTGGCCGGCTTCCTGCTCGGCTCGTACGGGCAGCAGCTGATCGCCGCCGCCGAGTGCCCCGTCGTCTCCGTCCGGGCTGGGCGGGACGGGCGGGACGGGCCGGTCCCGGCGGCCGGCGGGGGAGAGGTGGTCGTCGGCCAGCAGGGCGGCGTGGAGGAGTCCGCCGAGGTGCTGCGCTTCGCCTTCGAGGAGGCCGCGGCCCGCAAGGTGCCGCTCCGGGCCGTCCGGGCCTGGAGCCTGCCCCCGATCTACGGCTACAGCCCCGGGTCGATGTGGATCGCCGACCAGCTCGGCGGCCTGGCGCCGTACGAGCAGGAAGCGCTGGAGCAGGCCCTGGAGCAGTGGCGGGCCCGGTACCCCGAGGTGCAGGTGGTCGAGCACGTCGAGCAGGGGAGCGCGGGCCACGCGCTGCTGTCCGCCGCTTCGGACGCAGGGCTGCTGGTCGTCGGCCGGCGGGTCCGCGAGTCGGCGCTCGGGGCGCGCATCGGTTCGGTGGCCCACGCCGTGCTGCACCACGCGGTCTGCCCCGTGGCCGTCGTCCCGCACCGCTGACGCTCCACGGCCGGCTTCCGCGCCCCTGCCACGACGCGACTCCTCCGGCCGGGTCCGTCGCGGACGCACGCCCACCGGCCTTCCGCAGCCCGCCCGGCCGGTCGGACAGGACCCGATCGGCCCGCACGGGAGGGCCGCTCCGGGGCGGGTACCGGCCGGCCCTTCGGACAGGGACCTTCGGCCCTGTCCGAAGGGCCTGCCGGGCCTTTTCCGGGGCCGGCCGCACGAGGTGCACTGAGGGCGCACGGCAATGGCGCGACTCGACGGAGCCGCACGCAGCGCGGAGGACGACATGAGGACCGCCCTGATCGACCTGAGGACCGTGGCACGCGACGATCGCGGCCTGAGAATAGCCCTGGCCGGGGAGCTCGACTTCTTCACCGTGGAGCACGTGGCGCCGCGCCTGCGCGAACTCGCCGGCTCCGGCCACCGCAACCTGATCCTGGACCTGCGCGGCCTCTCCTTCTGCGACAGTGCGGGCATCGCCTTCTTCACCCAACTGGAACGTCACTCCCGCGAGGCGGGAACCCGGCTCCTCCTGTGCGACGTGCCACCCCAGGTGATCAAGTCCATGCGGGTGCTCGCCGCCGACCGCGACCTGAACCTCGTCGTCTCGTGATCACGCAGCCGCCCCGGTCCGCGGACCCGCGACGGATGCGGGAGCTGGACAGGGCCGAGGCCCTGGGACTCCTCGCCACGGTGTCGCTGGGACGCATCGTCTTCACCCGGCACGCGCTGCCCGCCGTCCGGCCGGTGAACCACCTCGTCGACGGCGAGGACATCGTCGTCCGCATTCACGGAGGCGGGGCGATCGGCTCGCTGGCGGCACCGACCGAGGCCCCTGGGGTGGTCGTGGCCTACGAAGCGGACGTCATCGACCCCGACACCCACCTCGGCTGGAGCGTCGTCGTCACCGGCTACGCGCGCCCGGTGGCCGATGCCGCCGACGCCGACCGGTACGCGGACCTGCTCCGCCCCTGGGTGGGAACGCCCATGACCGGTGCCCTGCGGATCCACCCGGACCTCGTCACCGGGTTCCGGCTGGAGGAGGCGGCACCGCACCCCGCGCCGGGGGCCTGAAGCCGACCCGTCCCCGCGCTCAGCTCCCGCCGGGCAGCGGTGCCCGCCACACCAGCCGGCTGCCGCCCTCCTGCGGGTTCTCCACGGTGAAGGACCCGCCGACGGCCCGGGCCCGTTCGTCGAGGTTGCGCAGACCGCTCCGGCGGCCCTGCGCCGGAATGCCGGTGCCGTTGTCCGTGACGGCCAGCACGACTTCGCCGCTCCCCGCCCTGAGGCTCACGCCGACCCGGGTGGCCCGCGCGTGGCGGGCGGCATTGCTGAGGAGTTCCCCCAGGACCGCCATGACGTGGTCGGCGATCTGCGCCGGTACGTCGGTGTCGAGCAGGCCCTCCATGCTCAGGCGCGGCGGATGGCCGAGCGGGGTGGCGGCTTCGCCGACGGCACGGGCCGCCCGCGCCCGCAGGCCCGGGCCGCTCTCACGGTCCTTGGTACGCAGTCCGAAGATCGTCGATCGGATGATCTTGATGGTTTCGTCCAGGTCGTCGACCGCCCGGCCGACCCGCTCGGCGGCTCCTTCGTGCTCGACGAGCCGGGCCGCGCTCTGCAAGGTCATCCCGGTGGCGAAGAGACGCTGGATGGCCAGGTCGTGCAGGTCGCGGGCGATCCGGTCACGCTCCTCCAGCAGCGCTATCTGCTCGGCGTCCCGGCGTCGCTCCGCCAGCTCCAGGGCGAGCGCCGCCTGACCGGCGAAGGCCACCAGCGGCTCCAGCTCGCCCTCGCCGAACGCCGGTTCCCCCGCCGCGCGCGCGAGCAGCAGCACGCCCCGGCTCTCCCCGCCCGCCGTGCTCAACGGGACGGCGACGGCCGGCCCCAGCCCCGCCCGCTGCCGGACCTGGGCCTCGGCCGGGTAGTGCGCGTCGTCCGCCCCCGTCATGGCCGTGACGGGTCGGCCCGCCCGGTACGCGGCTCCCGAGAGCGTCTCGGCGAAGGGGACGACGAGCCCCTGCCGTTCCGGTCCGTCCGCGCCGGCAGCGAACTCCACGACCAGGCCGTCCACCCCGGCCACCGGCATGGCGATGTCCGCCAGCCGCGCCGCGGTGATCTCCTGGGCCCGGCGGGCGATGAGTTCCAGCACCGTCGGGCGCGAACAGCCGGACAGCAGGCTCTCGGTGATCTCCGCGTTGGCCCTGAGCCATCGCTGCTGGCGCTGCGAGCCCTCGTACAGTCGTGCGTTGTCGATCGCGACACCCGCCGCCACCGACAGGGTGGAGATCACGGCCTCGTCCTCGGTGTCGAAGTCCAACCCGCCCCGCTTGTCGGTGAGGTAGAGGTTGCCGAACACCTCGTCGCGGACCCGGATCGGCACGCCCAGGAACGTACG
This window encodes:
- a CDS encoding cyclic nucleotide-binding domain-containing protein, encoding MDSTSSIRFNAALPADCRNRLMEMAGEVNFDEGAHLFREGGRADRFWIVRSGTVTLDVHVPGRRAAVIERLGAGELVGCSWLFAPYTWRLGAEAMTPVRAHEFDAVRVRELMEADTAFGAALGHWVGQVLAHRLQAARVRLLDLYAPYGSGSYL
- a CDS encoding response regulator transcription factor codes for the protein MSNVPGASAEAPIKVFLLDDHEVVRRGLRDLLDAEADITVVGEAATAGQALARGPALRPDVAVLDVRLPDGDGIAVCRELRSRMPGLACLMLTSFDDEDALLDAIMAGAAGYVLKQIKGTDLVSAVRTVATGQSMLDPATTARLMRSLRAPEPVGTPEDTRLAALSERERAVLELIGDGLTNRQIAKRLYLSEKTVKNHISRLLGKLGVERRVQAAVIAAHVHDQGTGGEAAPRH
- a CDS encoding phosphoketolase: MTALTAQSISELDAHWRAANYLAAGQIYLMGNPLLAQPLRPEHIKPRLLGHWGTSPGLNLVYTHLNRVIRERSLQALCVWGPGHGGPAVLANSWLEGTYSEVYPDVARDADGMARLFRQFSFPGGVPSHVAPETPGSVHEGGELGYALSHAYGAAFDHPGLLVACVIGDGEAETGPLAASWHSNKFLDPVHDGAVLPVLHLNGYKIANPTVLSRIPEAELDALLRGYGHEPLYVTGSEPALVHQAMARAMDHALDRIAAIQREARTAGADPGREYTRWPMIVLRTPKGWTGPATVDGEPVEGTWRAHQVPLAGVRENPEHLRQLEAWLRSYRPEELFDSRGRPTAQVLAWVPDGGLRLGATPCANGGRLLRPLPLPSLDAHAVPVPKPGRGLHEPTRVLGSFLTQIMRDTAGRRDFRVVGPDETASNRLDGLYEATGKAWQGITEATDRNLSRDGRVMEILSEHVCQGWLEGYLLTGRHGLFSTYEAFAHIVASMAGQHIKWLKTARELSWREPVASLNYLLTSHVWRQDNNGFSHQDPGFVDHVLNKSPEVVRVYLPPDANTLLAVADHALRSRDRVNVIVAGKQPCFDWLPIDAAREHVARGAGVWDWAGTDQGSGDPDVVLACAGDVPTMEVLAAAALLREHLPSLAVRVVNVVDIARLMPHEEHPHGMTDAEYDALFTTDSPVIFAYHGYPWLIHRLAYRRTGHARLHVRGYKESGTTTTPFDMVVRNDMDRYRLVMDVIDRVPGLAERAGGLRRAMADQRVRHHDWIRAHGTDLPEVADWSWPC
- a CDS encoding universal stress protein, giving the protein MKRTLVVGVDGSAESRAAADWAAREAVLRNLHVHVVHAWLWQPLAVPVVQDRATEARRAQEILEETEAELTRRHPGVALTAEVVPDVPVPALLRAAKGAEMLVLGSRGYGAVAGFLLGSYGQQLIAAAECPVVSVRAGRDGRDGPVPAAGGGEVVVGQQGGVEESAEVLRFAFEEAAARKVPLRAVRAWSLPPIYGYSPGSMWIADQLGGLAPYEQEALEQALEQWRARYPEVQVVEHVEQGSAGHALLSAASDAGLLVVGRRVRESALGARIGSVAHAVLHHAVCPVAVVPHR
- a CDS encoding STAS domain-containing protein, with product MRTALIDLRTVARDDRGLRIALAGELDFFTVEHVAPRLRELAGSGHRNLILDLRGLSFCDSAGIAFFTQLERHSREAGTRLLLCDVPPQVIKSMRVLAADRDLNLVVS
- a CDS encoding pyridoxamine 5'-phosphate oxidase family protein, giving the protein MRELDRAEALGLLATVSLGRIVFTRHALPAVRPVNHLVDGEDIVVRIHGGGAIGSLAAPTEAPGVVVAYEADVIDPDTHLGWSVVVTGYARPVADAADADRYADLLRPWVGTPMTGALRIHPDLVTGFRLEEAAPHPAPGA
- a CDS encoding GAF domain-containing protein, with product MRLDELLDELQARIDAVRGTRDRVHSLLEAVVSVGRELDLAQVLRRIVEAAALLVDAEYGALGVIGPDGRTLARFLTVGLTDEEIARIGPLPAGHGLLGEVIHHPEPLRLTNLGAHHSSYGFPAHHPPMRTFLGVPIRVRDEVFGNLYLTDKRGGLDFDTEDEAVISTLSVAAGVAIDNARLYEGSQRQQRWLRANAEITESLLSGCSRPTVLELIARRAQEITAARLADIAMPVAGVDGLVVEFAAGADGPERQGLVVPFAETLSGAAYRAGRPVTAMTGADDAHYPAEAQVRQRAGLGPAVAVPLSTAGGESRGVLLLARAAGEPAFGEGELEPLVAFAGQAALALELAERRRDAEQIALLEERDRIARDLHDLAIQRLFATGMTLQSAARLVEHEGAAERVGRAVDDLDETIKIIRSTIFGLRTKDRESGPGLRARAARAVGEAATPLGHPPRLSMEGLLDTDVPAQIADHVMAVLGELLSNAARHARATRVGVSLRAGSGEVVLAVTDNGTGIPAQGRRSGLRNLDERARAVGGSFTVENPQEGGSRLVWRAPLPGGS